In Pasteurella multocida subsp. multocida OH4807, a genomic segment contains:
- a CDS encoding cadmium, cobalt and zinc/H(+)-K(+) antiporter (COG1230 Co/Zn/Cd efflux system component), whose product MTHHDSHPHTHHHHTDNRKVLMISLALISLFMILEFLSGYYFNSLALMADAGHMANDSLALLIALIALYLKEKKQNRIAVLNGLSLIVVALYIIWEAVERWQHPQTIQSLPMLIVAVVGLCVNAIVAWMMLKGDLHNLNLRAAYLHVLADLLGSIVAILAGLSIFLFGWVWVDALASLVLSLFILKSGYVVTKEAILSLK is encoded by the coding sequence ATGACACACCACGATTCCCACCCACATACACATCATCACCATACGGATAACCGTAAAGTGCTGATGATCAGCCTTGCTTTAATTAGCTTATTTATGATTCTTGAATTTTTAAGTGGTTATTACTTCAATAGTTTAGCGTTGATGGCAGATGCTGGGCATATGGCAAATGATAGCTTAGCATTGCTGATTGCCTTAATCGCATTGTATTTAAAAGAAAAAAAACAAAATCGTATTGCGGTGTTAAATGGTTTATCGTTGATTGTTGTGGCGCTGTATATTATTTGGGAAGCCGTTGAGCGTTGGCAACATCCACAAACGATTCAATCGCTACCAATGTTAATTGTTGCGGTGGTGGGGTTGTGTGTAAATGCAATCGTGGCGTGGATGATGTTGAAAGGGGATTTGCATAACTTAAATCTTCGTGCGGCATATTTGCACGTGTTAGCGGATTTATTGGGATCTATTGTGGCGATTTTAGCCGGCTTAAGCATCTTTTTGTTTGGCTGGGTGTGGGTGGATGCCCTAGCGAGTTTGGTTTTAAGTTTATTTATTTTAAAAAGTGGATACGTAGTGACAAAAGAGGCGATTTTGAGTTTGAAATAG